A window from Sulfurovum sp. TSL1 encodes these proteins:
- a CDS encoding FAD-dependent oxidoreductase, translating to MKIGIAGAGLVGRVLALNLLQRGHTITLFDEDTAYGDKAAGITAAGMLAVFAELESAESVIFDHGNRSISLWPALLEQIGIADAYQQEGSIITAHPQDYNELDHFIDTLKSKVEEASEIKLLDRQALTQLEPDLDQHAKAFFIPHEGQVDAQRFMKASSDYLLAHPDVTWHQESKVTHVSDGTITVGDERQPFDWVFDARGLGAQEDMDGLRGVRGEVFWLDAPEVKITRPTRMLHPRYKIYIVPRPNNRYVIGATEIESEDKSPMSVRSSLELLSAVYSMHSGFAEARIVNMLTNCRPALRDNLPKIEHGAKMTCINGLYRHGYLLAPAVVEEALNGGVYR from the coding sequence ATGAAGATAGGTATTGCAGGTGCTGGTTTAGTAGGTAGAGTGCTGGCACTTAATCTACTACAACGTGGCCATACAATCACACTTTTTGATGAAGATACAGCCTATGGTGACAAGGCGGCAGGCATCACTGCTGCCGGTATGCTGGCTGTCTTTGCAGAACTGGAAAGTGCAGAGTCTGTCATTTTTGACCATGGAAATCGTTCTATTTCACTGTGGCCTGCTCTGTTAGAACAGATCGGGATTGCAGATGCGTATCAGCAGGAGGGGAGCATTATTACGGCACATCCTCAAGATTATAATGAGCTGGATCATTTTATCGATACACTAAAGTCAAAGGTAGAGGAAGCATCAGAGATCAAGCTTCTGGACAGACAGGCATTGACACAGCTTGAACCAGATCTGGATCAACATGCCAAAGCGTTCTTTATACCACATGAGGGGCAGGTGGATGCACAGCGTTTTATGAAAGCGTCAAGTGATTATCTGCTTGCACATCCGGATGTGACATGGCATCAGGAGTCTAAAGTAACCCATGTCTCTGATGGTACGATCACGGTGGGTGATGAGCGTCAACCATTTGATTGGGTTTTTGATGCAAGAGGTCTGGGTGCGCAAGAGGATATGGATGGTTTGCGCGGTGTACGAGGTGAGGTATTCTGGCTTGATGCACCTGAAGTAAAGATCACCAGACCTACACGTATGCTGCACCCACGCTATAAGATCTATATCGTTCCACGGCCTAATAACAGATACGTTATCGGTGCGACCGAGATAGAGAGCGAAGATAAAAGTCCAATGTCTGTACGTTCAAGTCTGGAGCTGCTTTCAGCAGTCTACAGTATGCATTCCGGATTTGCAGAAGCACGTATCGTCAATATGCTGACAAATTGTCGTCCGGCACTCAGAGACAATTTACCAAAGATCGAGCATGGTGCAAAGATGACGTGTATCAACGGGTTGTATCGACATGGTTATCTATTGGCACCTGCTGTCGTAGAAGAAGCATTAAATGGAGGGGTATACAGATGA
- the thiS gene encoding sulfur carrier protein ThiS — protein sequence MINVSVNGEVKELETNLNVSQMIEALEYKVKGFAVAVNTTFVPIAKYDETIIKEGDTIDILAPVQGG from the coding sequence ATGATAAATGTATCAGTGAACGGTGAAGTAAAAGAGCTTGAAACAAATTTAAATGTCAGTCAGATGATAGAAGCACTTGAATATAAAGTCAAAGGTTTTGCTGTCGCTGTCAATACGACATTTGTTCCCATTGCCAAATATGATGAGACAATTATAAAAGAGGGAGATACCATAGATATTTTGGCTCCCGTACAAGGTGGATAA
- a CDS encoding Fur family transcriptional regulator, whose protein sequence is MKIEALIKDKNIKLTTARVKLLEIFKEADRPLCYEEIKNDISMDKATFYRNIAKFEEEGILNAFESNDKKRYFEVRLNPHAHFVCVKCNSVECIKNIDITLPKYEINNVIINGICPSCSASV, encoded by the coding sequence ATGAAAATAGAAGCACTGATCAAAGATAAAAATATCAAGCTTACCACTGCAAGGGTAAAACTTTTAGAGATATTCAAAGAAGCGGACAGACCTTTATGTTATGAAGAGATCAAAAATGATATTTCTATGGATAAAGCGACTTTTTATAGAAATATTGCCAAATTTGAGGAAGAGGGTATCTTGAATGCTTTTGAATCCAATGATAAAAAAAGATACTTTGAGGTCAGACTAAATCCACATGCACATTTTGTTTGTGTAAAGTGTAATAGTGTAGAGTGTATTAAAAATATTGATATTACACTGCCAAAGTATGAAATTAATAATGTGATCATCAATGGTATCTGTCCATCATGTTCAGCCTCAGTGTAA
- a CDS encoding OprO/OprP family phosphate-selective porin, giving the protein MKKIVLTSMLCAGFAYGDIAQLLDEDKRTFDSSKYIPDISLIGDFSYVNRSINDDELSHLGLPGIAHGLYAEHAHGGSNEATYNANQGFNFNYAELILSSSVDPFFSMDATFHFSESGVEVEEAYFTSTALGNGLRLRGGKLLSNFGYINAQHHHYWDFGDMPLVYESFLGTHGINELGAQIQWTAPTPFYLMAGVEVLQGENEQMFGNGSIELEDTWTSVGEEHIEGTDAPSLYVGYVKSSFDVGDTTIFGGLSYAQGDSLIDHSEDEDEPHVFKGDGKLYGADLVVLHAFDSYRSLKWQTEWLSRELDGVQYTPTASADINKEQSGLYSQLIYTHDKNWRMGVRYDTIYQNDITKDGVDMNEVDDFNKYSAMVEYHTSEFARFRLQYNRNEAMYDEAGLRQNIDTIMLQANIAIGAHAAHAF; this is encoded by the coding sequence ATGAAAAAAATAGTATTAACAAGTATGCTGTGTGCAGGATTTGCATACGGTGATATCGCACAACTTTTAGACGAAGACAAAAGAACTTTTGACAGTTCAAAATATATTCCGGATATCTCGCTCATTGGGGATTTCTCTTATGTAAATCGTAGTATAAACGATGATGAGCTGTCTCATCTCGGACTTCCTGGTATCGCACATGGTCTCTATGCAGAACATGCACACGGTGGCAGCAACGAGGCTACATATAATGCAAATCAGGGATTTAATTTTAACTATGCGGAGCTGATTCTTTCAAGCAGTGTGGATCCATTTTTCAGTATGGATGCCACGTTTCACTTCAGCGAAAGTGGTGTAGAAGTAGAGGAAGCTTATTTTACTTCGACCGCATTGGGAAATGGACTGAGATTAAGAGGCGGTAAACTTCTCTCAAATTTCGGATATATCAATGCACAACACCATCACTATTGGGATTTCGGGGATATGCCACTTGTCTATGAATCATTTTTAGGTACACATGGAATCAACGAATTGGGTGCCCAGATCCAATGGACAGCACCAACGCCATTTTATCTGATGGCAGGAGTTGAGGTACTTCAAGGTGAAAATGAACAAATGTTTGGAAATGGTTCAATCGAACTAGAAGATACGTGGACAAGTGTAGGGGAAGAGCACATTGAGGGTACAGATGCGCCATCTCTTTATGTAGGGTATGTGAAATCCTCTTTTGATGTTGGGGATACGACGATCTTCGGTGGACTTTCTTATGCACAGGGCGATTCACTCATAGACCATAGTGAAGATGAAGATGAACCTCATGTGTTTAAAGGTGATGGGAAGCTTTACGGTGCTGATCTGGTAGTGTTGCATGCGTTTGACTCTTACCGATCTCTTAAATGGCAAACGGAGTGGCTAAGCAGAGAGCTTGATGGGGTACAATATACTCCAACTGCCTCTGCAGATATCAACAAAGAACAGAGCGGTCTCTATTCTCAACTGATCTATACCCATGACAAGAATTGGAGAATGGGTGTGCGGTATGATACAATATATCAAAATGATATTACAAAGGATGGTGTCGATATGAATGAAGTCGATGATTTCAACAAATACTCAGCCATGGTCGAATACCACACGAGTGAATTTGCACGTTTTAGACTGCAGTATAATCGTAATGAAGCCATGTATGACGAAGCTGGTTTAAGACAAAATATTGATACGATCATGTTACAGGCAAATATTGCTATCGGTGCGCACGCGGCACATGCTTTCTAA
- a CDS encoding metal ABC transporter permease, which produces MIDILLIPIALVVVLVMLHAYFGMEILKRGIIFTDLAIAQFAALGSSISLGYFHEEYFYPLTLSFALLCAFLIAFASTRKLHLEAFIGILYILGASGIMMVLSHSSEGMEHFKSLLASDILFTPLNDVLQSTIIYAFIAMALYFVYPKLNGFFRELFFFSLLAITVTSSVSLAGVFVVFVLLIAPPFVSLSLNAKRPLLSSFIFGWFFSIGAIVISYFYDLPTGYSIVFMGALLTVVIVMMASKSAQKK; this is translated from the coding sequence ATGATAGATATTTTACTCATTCCGATTGCTCTGGTCGTGGTGCTTGTGATGCTTCATGCCTACTTTGGTATGGAAATTTTAAAACGGGGGATCATCTTTACTGATCTTGCCATTGCCCAGTTTGCTGCGCTAGGCTCATCGATCAGCCTGGGGTATTTTCATGAGGAGTATTTTTACCCTCTGACCCTGAGTTTTGCGTTGTTGTGTGCTTTTTTGATCGCTTTCGCTTCGACGAGGAAACTTCATCTGGAAGCCTTTATAGGGATCCTTTATATTTTGGGTGCCAGTGGGATCATGATGGTGCTTTCACATTCCTCTGAAGGTATGGAGCATTTTAAATCACTTCTTGCAAGCGATATACTTTTCACGCCCCTTAATGATGTGTTGCAAAGTACGATTATCTATGCTTTTATCGCCATGGCACTTTACTTTGTCTATCCGAAATTAAACGGGTTTTTCAGGGAACTCTTTTTCTTTTCGCTTCTTGCGATAACGGTCACGTCTTCCGTTTCTCTTGCAGGTGTGTTCGTAGTGTTTGTACTTCTGATCGCTCCACCCTTTGTCTCTCTTTCTCTCAATGCGAAAAGGCCATTGCTTAGCAGTTTTATTTTTGGATGGTTCTTTAGTATCGGTGCCATTGTGATCTCTTATTTCTATGATCTTCCGACAGGGTACAGCATTGTCTTTATGGGTGCACTTCTCACTGTTGTTATCGTTATGATGGCATCCAAAAGCGCACAGAAAAAATGA
- a CDS encoding porin family protein, with amino-acid sequence MKKVTLSIIAVLAMNTFVFAGGDIAPVEPEITVPEVSESTGSFYVGAGYSYMNLDASGNFGEHDGDAALLLAGYNFNPYIGVEARYAGFTDCLENAAIYVKPMYPFGDAKVYALLGYGETTFDKGPSFSESGFQWGLGANYAVTENIGVFADYTKLYDDTGFDNVSVREDVTADAINVGVTYTF; translated from the coding sequence ATGAAAAAAGTTACACTATCAATCATTGCTGTATTGGCAATGAATACATTCGTATTCGCAGGTGGAGATATCGCTCCGGTAGAACCAGAAATTACAGTACCGGAAGTTTCTGAATCAACAGGATCTTTCTATGTAGGTGCAGGGTATTCTTATATGAATTTGGATGCTTCAGGGAACTTTGGTGAGCACGATGGTGATGCAGCACTTTTATTGGCAGGGTATAACTTCAACCCATATATCGGTGTAGAAGCTAGATATGCCGGTTTTACAGACTGTCTTGAAAATGCTGCTATCTATGTGAAGCCAATGTACCCATTCGGTGATGCTAAAGTATATGCATTGCTTGGATACGGAGAAACTACATTTGACAAGGGTCCTTCATTTTCAGAAAGTGGTTTCCAATGGGGTCTAGGTGCAAACTATGCAGTGACTGAAAATATCGGTGTTTTCGCTGACTATACAAAACTGTATGATGATACAGGATTTGATAATGTTTCTGTTAGGGAAGATGTGACTGCTGATGCTATCAACGTAGGTGTAACGTATACTTTCTAA
- a CDS encoding Mrp/NBP35 family ATP-binding protein has protein sequence MTQENVLEALKNVTYPGFTKDIVTFGFVKDILIDGDTIGLTIDITSSADEVKAQLRLEATNELNKLGFKDVNINITAPEAPKQMSNSVSGKNIAPHVKNFVMVSSGKGGVGKSTTSVNLAVAMAMQGKKVGLLDADIYGPNIPRMMGVEDQKPEIQGNKAVPLKAYGVEIMSMGLLMEPGTSLIWRGSMIMKAIEQFLRDILWSELDVLVIDMPPGTGDAQLSLAQAVPITAGITVTTPQEVSLDDSRRSLDMFQKLHIPTAGIIENMSGFICPSCDTESDIFGMGTTEPVAKEYDTNVIARIPIEPAIRVGGDTGMPVTYHQPDSETAKRYQEAASNLLAFIDKVNAEGLADNSSVQPTTPPGVSACSTGAGAASAPAEKKSDGDESCGTGCGCH, from the coding sequence ATGACACAAGAAAATGTATTAGAAGCGTTGAAGAACGTAACATATCCGGGCTTCACGAAAGACATCGTAACATTCGGTTTTGTCAAAGATATCCTTATCGATGGAGATACTATAGGTTTGACAATAGATATTACATCATCGGCGGATGAGGTAAAAGCACAACTTAGACTTGAAGCGACAAATGAGCTCAATAAACTCGGGTTTAAAGACGTGAACATTAATATCACTGCTCCAGAAGCACCAAAACAAATGTCTAACTCTGTCAGTGGTAAGAACATCGCGCCACACGTTAAGAACTTTGTAATGGTAAGTTCAGGTAAGGGTGGTGTTGGTAAATCTACCACATCTGTAAACCTTGCAGTGGCTATGGCAATGCAAGGTAAAAAAGTAGGTCTTCTTGATGCAGATATCTATGGACCGAACATTCCTCGTATGATGGGTGTTGAAGATCAAAAACCCGAAATCCAGGGTAACAAAGCAGTGCCGTTAAAAGCCTACGGTGTTGAAATTATGTCTATGGGTTTATTGATGGAGCCGGGAACGTCTCTTATCTGGAGAGGTTCTATGATCATGAAGGCGATCGAGCAGTTCTTGAGAGATATTCTTTGGTCTGAACTGGATGTACTTGTGATCGATATGCCTCCAGGAACTGGTGATGCACAGCTTTCACTTGCACAAGCTGTACCTATCACTGCGGGTATCACAGTCACGACACCACAAGAAGTTTCTCTTGATGACAGTAGACGTTCATTGGATATGTTCCAAAAACTCCATATCCCGACTGCGGGTATCATTGAGAACATGAGCGGTTTCATCTGTCCTTCATGTGATACTGAGTCTGATATCTTTGGTATGGGTACAACAGAACCGGTAGCCAAAGAGTACGATACAAATGTGATCGCGCGTATCCCGATAGAACCAGCGATCAGAGTAGGTGGAGATACGGGTATGCCGGTGACTTATCATCAGCCGGATTCTGAAACGGCTAAACGTTATCAGGAAGCTGCATCGAACCTTCTTGCATTTATCGATAAGGTAAATGCTGAAGGTTTGGCAGATAACTCAAGTGTACAGCCTACGACGCCTCCAGGTGTCAGTGCATGCAGCACAGGTGCAGGAGCAGCTTCTGCACCAGCAGAGAAAAAATCTGATGGTGATGAAAGCTGCGGAACAGGCTGCGGCTGCCACTAA
- a CDS encoding metal ABC transporter solute-binding protein, Zn/Mn family, translating to MKKLLALLTLLPLTLFAQLNIAVSYPYIGALTKTIGGENVKVTVLAKGKWDPHFIIPRPSLISKMRNADAMIMNGGQLEIGWLPPIINRAGNPKTMPNTKTFLNLSHHIKLINKPKSVDRKHGDIHPDGNPHFHISPKNILSLAKVIEEFLSSIDTSNRDTYQKNYHDFSKVWQQKMVVWQKKMKDKKGLKVIQFHDNLAYFNKEYGLVNIGTIEPLPGIPPSSKHTIEIIELIKKEQPCCILHDVYHSTKTADFISQKTGIKIILMPHDIEALEDIDNLSALFDYLTSAIK from the coding sequence ATGAAAAAGTTACTTGCTTTACTGACACTTCTACCGTTGACATTGTTCGCGCAGCTCAATATTGCGGTGAGTTATCCTTATATTGGTGCATTGACAAAAACGATCGGTGGTGAAAATGTCAAGGTAACGGTTTTGGCAAAAGGAAAGTGGGACCCCCACTTTATCATTCCGCGACCTTCGCTTATCAGTAAAATGAGAAATGCAGACGCGATGATCATGAACGGCGGACAGCTTGAGATCGGATGGCTCCCGCCGATCATCAATCGTGCCGGCAATCCCAAAACCATGCCCAATACGAAAACATTTTTAAATCTTTCGCACCACATCAAGCTTATCAACAAGCCAAAAAGTGTCGACAGAAAACATGGCGATATCCATCCTGACGGGAATCCGCATTTTCATATCAGTCCGAAAAATATCCTGAGCCTGGCAAAGGTCATAGAAGAGTTTCTTAGCAGCATAGATACATCAAACAGAGATACGTATCAAAAAAACTATCATGATTTTTCCAAGGTCTGGCAGCAGAAAATGGTTGTTTGGCAGAAGAAAATGAAAGATAAAAAAGGCTTGAAGGTCATTCAATTTCATGACAATCTTGCTTATTTTAATAAAGAGTATGGTCTTGTGAATATAGGAACGATCGAACCTCTTCCGGGTATCCCGCCCTCTTCAAAACATACGATCGAGATCATTGAACTGATCAAAAAAGAGCAGCCGTGCTGTATTTTGCATGATGTCTATCACTCAACCAAAACCGCTGATTTTATCAGCCAAAAAACGGGTATCAAGATCATCCTTATGCCGCATGACATAGAGGCACTTGAAGATATCGATAACCTGAGTGCCCTTTTTGATTATCTTACGAGTGCGATCAAATGA
- a CDS encoding bifunctional 2-C-methyl-D-erythritol 4-phosphate cytidylyltransferase/2-C-methyl-D-erythritol 2,4-cyclodiphosphate synthase produces the protein MSNTTLILLGAGSSSRFKTQMKKQWLYTGDIPLWLHVAEHFEKSAVFDQVIIVSTQDEIRLMKNFASYTYIEGGESRQASLSNALQKVTSEYVLVSDIARCCVPSDMIVRIMEAKGEGACIVPVLPVADTLYLDSTPIDRDKVKIIQTPQLSVTKMLKRALETETVFTDDSSAIASLGEKVHFVEGSVDAHKLTTLEDLKKLSCLQPPSTKTLTGFGIDIHPFEKNKEMLLGGVKIDVDYGFKAHSDGDVAIHALIDALLGAAGMGDIGELYPDSEEAYAGADSKMLLHNTVKKITSFGYSIGNVDLTIMAEAPKILPYKEEMRATLASILGIRKNFINIKATTAEKLGFVGRKEGVTVHAVANLTYLNWKNI, from the coding sequence TTGTCAAACACTACTTTGATACTTTTAGGCGCAGGAAGCTCCTCAAGATTTAAAACTCAGATGAAAAAACAGTGGCTCTATACCGGGGATATCCCTCTATGGCTGCATGTTGCTGAACACTTTGAAAAGAGTGCCGTTTTTGATCAGGTCATCATCGTATCCACACAAGACGAGATACGTCTGATGAAAAATTTTGCTTCTTATACCTATATAGAGGGGGGAGAGAGTAGACAGGCGTCACTTAGCAATGCGCTTCAGAAGGTAACTTCAGAGTATGTACTTGTCAGTGATATCGCCAGGTGCTGTGTTCCTTCAGATATGATAGTCCGCATTATGGAAGCAAAAGGAGAAGGAGCCTGTATCGTACCTGTACTCCCTGTGGCGGATACACTCTATCTGGATAGTACACCGATAGACAGAGACAAGGTAAAGATCATTCAGACCCCTCAACTCTCTGTTACAAAAATGCTCAAAAGAGCACTCGAAACTGAAACGGTATTCACCGATGACAGTTCTGCGATCGCTTCTCTTGGAGAAAAGGTACATTTTGTGGAAGGCTCAGTGGATGCGCATAAACTCACCACCCTTGAAGACCTGAAAAAACTCTCGTGTCTTCAGCCACCTTCAACGAAAACACTCACCGGCTTTGGTATAGATATCCATCCTTTTGAAAAAAACAAAGAGATGCTCTTAGGTGGTGTCAAGATAGATGTTGACTATGGCTTTAAAGCGCACAGTGACGGTGATGTCGCCATCCATGCACTGATAGATGCGCTTCTAGGTGCTGCGGGCATGGGTGATATCGGCGAGCTTTACCCGGACAGTGAAGAGGCCTATGCCGGAGCAGACTCTAAAATGTTGCTTCATAATACCGTAAAAAAGATCACCTCTTTTGGGTATAGCATAGGCAATGTAGATCTGACTATCATGGCTGAAGCACCAAAAATTTTACCGTATAAGGAAGAGATGAGAGCCACACTCGCTTCCATACTCGGTATAAGAAAAAACTTTATCAATATCAAAGCTACGACAGCAGAGAAACTTGGTTTTGTAGGACGTAAAGAAGGTGTGACAGTACATGCCGTAGCAAACTTAACTTATTTGAATTGGAAAAACATATGA
- the thiC gene encoding phosphomethylpyrimidine synthase ThiC yields the protein MTKAYKDTLTTSNELLTRDPFPASQKVYLKGEIHKDIRVPVREITLGDESKLRVYDTSGPYTDPSVAIDVGEGIPAIRKEWIVGRGDVEEYEGRIMAPEDNGYNTDEQLEFVTAGAKGLVRTPLRAKKGKNVSQLWYARQGIITPEMEFIAIRENQDRAMNEMYLQDEEREARLKGENFGANLPEVITPEFVRQEVAAGRAVIPCNINHPEVEPMIIGRNFLVKVNANIGNSATTSSIAEEVEKMVWSTRWGGDTVMDLSTGKNIHTTRDWILRNSPVPIGTVPIYQALEKVNGIAEDLTWEVFRDTLIEQAEQGVDYFTIHAGLLLHHVPMTTKRVTGIVSRGGAIMAKWMIHHHEENFLNTHFEDICEIMKAYDVTFSLGDGLRPGSGADANDEAQFAELKELGRLTQIAWKHDVQTIIEGPGHVPMHMIKENMDKQLEWCHEAPFYTLGPLTTDIAPGYDHFTSGIGAAMIGWYGCAMLCYVTPKEHLGLPNREDVKEGLITYKIAAHAADVAKGHPGARARDDAMSKARFEFRWVDQFNIGLDPERARDYHDATLPMEAAKVAHFCSMCGPKFCSMKISADVREYADSLGTDVESAKQQGMNEMSMKFKEMGSEVYVEASKIEEK from the coding sequence ATGACAAAAGCATATAAAGACACATTAACGACATCGAACGAACTTTTAACAAGAGACCCATTTCCTGCGTCTCAAAAAGTGTATCTCAAGGGTGAAATACATAAAGATATTAGAGTACCGGTGCGTGAGATCACGCTAGGTGACGAATCAAAACTCAGAGTCTATGACACATCCGGTCCCTATACAGACCCGAGTGTTGCGATCGATGTAGGAGAAGGTATTCCTGCCATCCGTAAAGAATGGATCGTAGGGCGTGGTGATGTAGAAGAGTATGAAGGACGCATTATGGCGCCTGAAGACAATGGCTACAACACGGATGAACAGCTTGAGTTCGTAACAGCAGGCGCAAAAGGGCTTGTACGTACACCGCTTCGTGCCAAAAAAGGCAAAAATGTCTCTCAGCTCTGGTATGCAAGACAGGGGATCATTACACCGGAGATGGAGTTCATCGCCATTCGTGAAAATCAAGACAGAGCGATGAATGAAATGTATCTTCAAGATGAAGAGAGAGAAGCAAGACTTAAAGGTGAAAATTTTGGTGCAAACCTCCCAGAGGTGATCACACCTGAGTTTGTACGTCAAGAAGTAGCAGCCGGTCGTGCGGTGATTCCTTGTAATATCAACCACCCGGAAGTGGAGCCTATGATCATCGGCCGTAACTTCCTTGTAAAAGTCAATGCAAACATCGGTAACTCAGCAACGACATCTTCTATCGCAGAAGAAGTAGAAAAGATGGTATGGTCAACACGTTGGGGTGGAGATACAGTGATGGATCTCTCAACTGGTAAAAACATCCACACGACCCGTGACTGGATCCTACGTAACTCTCCGGTACCTATCGGGACAGTGCCTATCTATCAAGCACTGGAGAAAGTAAACGGTATTGCTGAAGATCTTACATGGGAAGTGTTTAGAGATACACTCATCGAACAAGCAGAGCAAGGGGTAGACTACTTTACCATTCATGCCGGGCTTTTACTGCACCATGTACCAATGACAACGAAGCGTGTAACGGGTATCGTTTCTCGTGGTGGAGCGATCATGGCAAAATGGATGATACATCACCACGAAGAGAATTTCTTGAACACACACTTTGAAGATATCTGTGAAATTATGAAAGCGTATGATGTAACTTTCTCTCTTGGTGATGGATTACGTCCAGGTTCCGGAGCAGATGCAAACGATGAAGCACAATTCGCTGAACTTAAGGAGCTGGGACGTTTAACACAAATTGCTTGGAAGCATGACGTTCAAACGATCATCGAAGGTCCTGGCCACGTGCCAATGCATATGATCAAAGAGAATATGGATAAGCAGCTTGAGTGGTGTCATGAAGCGCCGTTCTATACACTCGGGCCGTTAACGACGGATATCGCACCGGGGTATGACCACTTTACATCAGGGATCGGTGCAGCAATGATAGGCTGGTACGGATGTGCGATGCTTTGTTATGTGACACCTAAAGAGCACTTGGGACTTCCTAACAGAGAAGATGTGAAAGAGGGGCTTATTACCTATAAGATCGCTGCACATGCTGCAGATGTGGCTAAAGGACATCCTGGTGCACGCGCCAGAGATGATGCGATGAGTAAAGCAAGATTTGAGTTCAGATGGGTAGACCAGTTCAATATCGGTCTTGATCCTGAACGTGCACGTGATTACCATGATGCGACCCTTCCTATGGAAGCAGCGAAAGTGGCTCACTTCTGTTCAATGTGTGGACCAAAGTTCTGTTCTATGAAAATTTCTGCAGATGTACGTGAATATGCAGATTCACTGGGAACAGATGTAGAGAGTGCAAAACAACAGGGAATGAATGAAATGTCCATGAAGTTCAAAGAGATGGGTTCAGAAGTCTATGTTGAAGCATCCAAGATAGAAGAAAAGTAA
- a CDS encoding thiazole synthase, with translation MTKKLESNNTWQIGGKTLSSRLLIGSALYPSPANMEDAIRISGAQIVTVSLRRQAAGEGRGNPFWDIIKSLGIEVLPNTAGSHSAKEAITTAQMAREVFGTNWVKLEVIGDQYNLQPDPFETVKAAEVLIKEGFEVFPYTTDDLVVAKRLADVGCKIIMPWGSMIGSGKGLMNPDNLTAIRKQFPDLQLVVDAGIGKPSHAAQAMELGYDGVLLNSAIALAQDPVKMADAFRLAVEAGRLGYEAGVMKEREFASPSTPTVGTPFWHQFN, from the coding sequence ATGACCAAAAAGTTAGAAAGTAACAACACATGGCAGATAGGCGGAAAAACCTTAAGCAGCAGGCTGCTCATAGGCTCTGCACTCTATCCGAGTCCGGCAAATATGGAAGATGCGATTAGGATTTCCGGTGCCCAGATCGTTACAGTCTCTTTGAGACGACAAGCAGCCGGTGAGGGAAGGGGTAATCCGTTTTGGGATATTATCAAATCCTTAGGCATAGAGGTTCTGCCAAATACAGCAGGTTCACACTCTGCCAAAGAGGCGATCACTACGGCACAGATGGCTAGAGAGGTTTTTGGTACGAACTGGGTAAAACTCGAAGTCATAGGCGACCAGTACAATCTGCAGCCGGACCCGTTTGAAACGGTAAAAGCGGCTGAAGTACTCATCAAAGAAGGATTCGAAGTGTTTCCTTATACGACAGATGATCTGGTCGTTGCAAAACGTCTGGCAGATGTGGGTTGTAAGATCATTATGCCATGGGGATCGATGATAGGTTCAGGTAAAGGACTGATGAATCCGGACAACCTTACCGCTATTCGTAAGCAGTTCCCTGACCTACAGCTGGTTGTTGATGCTGGGATAGGAAAACCTTCCCATGCAGCACAAGCGATGGAGCTAGGATATGATGGAGTATTGTTGAATTCGGCCATAGCCTTGGCACAGGACCCGGTAAAGATGGCGGATGCTTTTAGACTGGCTGTTGAGGCAGGACGTTTGGGGTATGAAGCAGGTGTGATGAAAGAGCGTGAGTTTGCTTCACCTTCTACTCCTACTGTCGGTACACCTTTTTGGCATCAGTTTAATTAA